In Acidobacteriota bacterium, one genomic interval encodes:
- a CDS encoding isoprenylcysteine carboxylmethyltransferase family protein, translating to MFRICALAIFVVGVTIGGYFRRKAEIAGEPISWSEEGIAVMVLLRVFGLIGWLSVIAYLINPGWMKWSEMPLPDWARWTGVITGIVSVPLLYWLFKSIGKNITQTVKTRKEHELVTNGPYRWVRHPLYSVGTLLFLSFALMAANWFIGLATLLSLVMLMIRLPREEENLIARFGDEYRTYMKRTGRLIPKLRSNQ from the coding sequence ATGTTTCGAATCTGTGCTTTGGCAATTTTCGTGGTTGGCGTGACGATTGGCGGTTACTTTCGCCGCAAGGCGGAAATAGCGGGAGAGCCAATTTCGTGGAGTGAAGAAGGCATTGCAGTCATGGTTTTGCTGAGAGTTTTTGGCCTGATCGGATGGCTTTCTGTGATCGCGTATTTGATCAATCCTGGCTGGATGAAATGGTCAGAAATGCCTTTGCCAGATTGGGCACGATGGACTGGCGTGATAACCGGAATCGTTTCAGTGCCGTTGCTCTATTGGTTATTCAAAAGCATCGGCAAGAACATCACGCAAACGGTGAAAACCAGAAAAGAACATGAACTGGTGACGAATGGGCCGTATCGCTGGGTGCGGCATCCGCTTTACAGCGTGGGAACACTGCTGTTTCTTTCTTTTGCCTTGATGGCTGCAAACTGGTTTATCGGATTGGCAACACTGCTAAGTTTGGTGATGTTGATGATCAGATTGCCAAGAGAAGAAGAAAACTTGATTGCGCGGTTCGGAGACGAATACAGAACTTATATGAAACGCACGGGGCGATTGATCCCGAAACTCCGAAGCAACCAATGA
- a CDS encoding TonB-dependent siderophore receptor, with protein sequence MKFKAKKHSKKNSNLKKKKTSRRGAKYWASLFALSSLMASATYTSGKAMTIASLRETDGGWQAVFVQGQSQTAIHFNIPAGPLETVLAIFQQQTGLQVTVPIDAIRTIGSSGVSGSFTPEQALKQLLTGTGITYRFTSKEAVTLEIRGLAASVDVIGVNTVSSPKYTEPLRDVPQTISITPKSVIEEQGATTLRDVLRNVPGLTIVAGEGGTPAGDNLTLRGFSARNDIFVDGARDLGPQSRDPFNLEQVEVVKGPASSFNGRGSTGGTINLVSKIPGTDSSFGGTLNFGLDKTRRVTTDTNSPLKRLGLGDRTAFRLNTMWHESGVAGRNVVENQRWGIAPSLGFGIGTTKRLTLSYVKTKQDNISDYGIPWVPVTNNVLAAYRDKPAPVPRETFYGFKNRDFERLNSDLATVKFERDFDDNLTLRNQFRFGRSTRDSMATPPRFASNDSTVINREMRSWITEDQIWDNQTDLRTNFLTGKVSHSLVTGAALTRESNLRKTRTAPNSQTTLLNPNPNDTYTGIITFNPIIGDLTADSQALYVLDTAKLSEKFDLNGSLRWDRFDADGVGTTGAPVSRVDNMVSWRAGGVFKPKPQGSIYAAYGTSLNPSLEGLSYNTANTAIEPEKTSTAEIGSKWDLFRERLHISGAIFRVDKTNARTPGVLPDDAPQVLQGTQRVNGIELGASGTLTRRWTVLAGYSLLDSKIVKSNTAAEVGKRLQNTPRNSFNIWTTYQFFGKLVIGGGPRFVGKRYGNNSNARFIDSYWTLEGMASYPINSHLDLRLNLYNLNNAYYFDRLGGGHVVPGVARTANLSLGFRF encoded by the coding sequence ATGAAGTTCAAAGCAAAGAAACATAGTAAAAAGAACAGTAATCTAAAAAAGAAAAAAACTTCGCGTCGAGGCGCGAAGTATTGGGCTTCGCTGTTTGCGTTGAGTTCGCTGATGGCGAGCGCGACTTACACCAGCGGCAAGGCAATGACCATCGCTTCTCTGCGGGAAACAGACGGCGGCTGGCAGGCGGTCTTCGTTCAGGGCCAATCGCAGACTGCCATCCACTTCAATATTCCGGCGGGGCCGCTGGAAACTGTATTGGCGATTTTCCAACAGCAGACAGGTTTGCAAGTGACTGTGCCGATTGACGCCATTCGCACAATCGGTTCATCTGGTGTTTCAGGAAGTTTCACGCCGGAGCAGGCGCTGAAGCAGCTTTTGACCGGCACGGGAATTACCTACCGCTTTACTTCCAAAGAAGCTGTGACACTGGAAATCCGTGGTTTGGCGGCGTCGGTGGATGTAATTGGTGTCAATACGGTTTCTTCGCCGAAATATACCGAGCCATTGCGTGATGTTCCTCAGACAATCAGCATCACCCCCAAATCCGTTATCGAAGAGCAAGGCGCAACCACATTGCGCGATGTGCTGCGCAACGTTCCAGGGCTGACCATTGTGGCCGGCGAAGGCGGCACGCCGGCGGGCGACAACCTGACGCTGCGCGGTTTCAGCGCCCGCAATGATATTTTTGTGGATGGCGCACGCGACTTGGGGCCGCAATCTCGCGACCCGTTCAATTTGGAGCAAGTCGAAGTCGTCAAAGGTCCGGCATCGTCATTCAACGGCAGAGGCTCGACCGGTGGAACGATCAATCTGGTCAGCAAAATACCAGGGACTGATTCTTCCTTTGGCGGTACGCTCAACTTCGGTTTGGATAAAACCCGCCGCGTGACGACCGACACGAACTCGCCACTCAAGCGCCTTGGCTTGGGCGACCGCACAGCGTTTCGTTTGAACACAATGTGGCATGAGTCCGGTGTTGCGGGGCGCAATGTGGTTGAAAATCAGCGTTGGGGCATTGCGCCATCGCTGGGCTTTGGCATTGGCACCACCAAGCGCCTGACGTTGAGTTACGTCAAAACCAAGCAGGATAACATTTCGGATTACGGCATTCCGTGGGTTCCGGTAACAAACAATGTTTTGGCGGCATACCGCGACAAACCCGCGCCGGTTCCGCGCGAAACGTTTTATGGCTTCAAAAATCGCGATTTTGAACGCCTGAATTCCGATCTTGCGACCGTCAAATTCGAGCGCGATTTTGATGACAACCTGACGCTCAGAAATCAATTTCGCTTTGGACGTTCGACACGGGATTCGATGGCAACGCCGCCGCGGTTTGCCAGCAACGATTCCACAGTCATCAACCGCGAAATGCGGTCGTGGATCACGGAAGATCAAATCTGGGACAATCAAACCGATTTGCGAACAAACTTTCTGACCGGCAAGGTTTCACATTCGCTGGTCACAGGCGCGGCGCTTACACGCGAAAGCAATCTGCGCAAAACGCGCACAGCTCCCAATTCGCAAACAACGTTGCTCAATCCAAATCCGAACGATACTTATACCGGTATCATCACCTTCAACCCCATCATTGGAGATCTGACGGCGGATTCACAGGCGCTTTACGTGCTGGACACGGCGAAGCTCAGCGAGAAGTTTGACCTGAACGGAAGCTTGCGTTGGGATCGGTTTGATGCCGACGGCGTCGGCACCACGGGCGCGCCGGTCAGCCGCGTAGACAATATGGTTAGCTGGCGAGCAGGCGGCGTTTTCAAACCAAAACCGCAAGGAAGCATTTACGCGGCTTACGGAACTTCCCTCAATCCATCGTTGGAAGGGTTGTCTTACAACACTGCAAACACGGCCATCGAGCCGGAAAAAACCTCTACCGCCGAAATCGGCAGCAAATGGGATTTGTTCCGCGAACGGTTGCACATCAGCGGCGCGATTTTCCGCGTGGACAAAACCAATGCGCGTACGCCGGGTGTGCTGCCAGACGACGCTCCGCAAGTGTTGCAAGGCACACAGCGTGTAAACGGAATCGAGCTTGGCGCAAGCGGAACGCTCACACGTCGTTGGACAGTGCTTGCGGGTTATTCCCTGCTCGACAGCAAGATCGTCAAATCCAATACGGCAGCGGAAGTCGGCAAGCGGTTGCAAAACACGCCGCGGAATTCCTTCAACATCTGGACGACCTATCAATTTTTCGGCAAGTTGGTCATTGGCGGCGGGCCGCGGTTTGTCGGCAAACGTTATGGAAATAACTCCAACGCGCGTTTTATAGACAGCTATTGGACGCTGGAAGGAATGGCTTCGTATCCAATCAACAGCCACCTCGATCTGAGGCTGAATCTCTACAATCTGAACAACGCGTATTACTTCGACCGCCTTGGCGGAGGCCACGTTGTGCCCGGCGTAGCGCGCACGGCCAATTTGAGCCTGGGTTTCCGATTCTAA
- a CDS encoding tetratricopeptide repeat protein produces the protein MKLRLLIALYCTFLLIGIAQAQTPPPAKDDTAICHVPVTTKASDKPATLKTGYGNVQMIVTTKSPEAQAFFNQGLALLHSFWFYEADRSFERAAQLDPDCAMAQWGIAMAAVNETRRDAAIKRGKELAPKVSERERLYIEAVEARYKGERATIQNNGFLGASSDYQNAMRKIVAFYPDDLEAKLFLALALMSGYERDGSPKPGTVEAIALLQLVLAKSPNHLAAHHYMIHATESGKRAIDGVPAADIYGTLAPKVGHAVHMPGHTYVHVDRWDDAAKAFEGSAEVDRAYIRDNHEETDHAAGPYGHNVHFLALVYGYQGRYRDAVRVSQELLDATKTPEEMKSRTALEGRISMLRALVRFEKFDQILDGKSFPEESVFEVFKAWRYYAQALASLGKGDVAATKAKFETLEREIAWLKDKFAKAKDLPQAGRQRQQLRALNVAPLELQARLLAREGKADEAIAKLKEGIEEEIKLGYSEPPLYPVPMEEVAGKVCLELKRWKEAEEFFRAALERDPGSGRAYFGLLQAQQALGKNTDARDNYAKFVKAWAKADTDLPEMKRARELAGSYSASGGTR, from the coding sequence ATGAAACTTCGCCTGCTCATCGCCCTTTACTGCACATTTCTACTCATCGGAATTGCGCAAGCGCAAACTCCGCCGCCTGCAAAAGACGACACCGCAATTTGCCACGTTCCCGTGACAACCAAAGCTTCGGACAAACCGGCCACGTTGAAAACCGGATACGGCAACGTACAGATGATTGTCACAACCAAATCGCCGGAGGCGCAGGCGTTCTTCAATCAAGGTTTGGCGCTGTTGCATTCGTTCTGGTTTTACGAAGCCGACCGTTCGTTTGAGCGCGCGGCGCAACTCGATCCGGATTGCGCGATGGCGCAATGGGGAATCGCCATGGCCGCTGTCAACGAAACTCGCCGAGATGCAGCCATCAAACGCGGCAAAGAGCTTGCGCCAAAGGTGAGCGAACGCGAGCGGCTTTACATCGAAGCAGTCGAAGCCCGATACAAAGGCGAACGCGCGACGATTCAAAACAATGGGTTTCTGGGCGCAAGTTCCGATTATCAAAACGCGATGCGAAAAATCGTCGCGTTTTATCCGGACGATCTGGAAGCGAAATTATTTTTGGCGTTGGCACTAATGTCAGGGTACGAGCGTGACGGTTCGCCCAAACCGGGCACCGTCGAAGCCATCGCACTGTTGCAACTGGTGCTGGCGAAATCACCGAACCATCTGGCGGCACACCATTACATGATCCACGCCACTGAATCCGGCAAACGCGCGATTGACGGCGTCCCTGCCGCTGATATTTACGGCACGCTGGCGCCGAAAGTCGGCCACGCAGTTCATATGCCCGGCCATACGTATGTTCACGTGGATCGTTGGGATGATGCAGCCAAAGCCTTTGAAGGTTCGGCGGAAGTGGATCGCGCCTACATTCGCGACAACCACGAAGAAACCGACCACGCCGCCGGTCCTTACGGACATAACGTTCACTTTCTGGCGCTGGTTTACGGCTATCAGGGCCGTTATCGCGACGCCGTTCGCGTCAGCCAGGAATTGCTGGATGCAACGAAAACCCCGGAAGAAATGAAATCGCGTACGGCACTGGAAGGCCGCATTTCCATGCTGCGCGCGCTGGTGCGCTTTGAAAAATTCGACCAGATTTTGGATGGCAAATCGTTTCCTGAAGAGAGCGTTTTTGAAGTCTTCAAAGCGTGGCGCTATTACGCGCAAGCGTTGGCCTCGCTCGGCAAAGGCGATGTCGCGGCGACGAAAGCTAAGTTTGAGACACTGGAACGTGAAATCGCCTGGTTGAAAGACAAATTCGCCAAAGCCAAAGACCTGCCGCAAGCTGGTCGGCAACGCCAACAGCTTCGCGCGCTGAACGTTGCTCCGCTGGAATTGCAAGCGCGGTTGCTCGCACGCGAAGGCAAAGCCGACGAAGCCATTGCCAAATTGAAAGAAGGAATCGAAGAAGAAATCAAACTCGGATATTCCGAGCCGCCGCTGTACCCCGTGCCGATGGAAGAAGTCGCCGGAAAGGTCTGCCTGGAGTTGAAGCGTTGGAAAGAGGCCGAAGAATTTTTCCGCGCCGCGCTCGAACGCGATCCGGGCAGCGGACGCGCATATTTCGGCTTGCTGCAAGCGCAACAGGCGCTCGGCAAAAATACTGACGCGCGCGACAACTACGCCAAGTTCGTCAAAGCCTGGGCCAAAGCCGATACTGATTTGCCGGAAATGAAACGCGCCAGAGAATTGGCCGGCAGTTACAGCGCATCAGGCGGAACCAGGTGA
- the lon gene encoding endopeptidase La — protein MSTHIDQEEKQQTTPITPEDQLKIPEALPVLPLRDIVIFPFMIVPLFVARENSIKAVDQALAENRMIMLAAQKDPDNEEPKPGELYDVGTVAIIMRMLKLPDGRIRILVQGIARARVNYLEDTAGFLHARIEELKESPPEQSLELEALTRNVRGSLDKAVALGKNVSPEVMAIVTTVEEPARLADLAASNLELKVEDAQTVLETLEIIPRLHRVNELLAKEIEVLTVQQEINSQAKNEIDRSQREFYLRQQLKAIQSELGEGNELAEDIAQYREKMTKCKMPKAVEEEVDRQLKKLERMHPDAAETGTLRNWLDIMVALPWSKSSKENLDLKKAQEILDEDHYGLEKVKERIIEALAVRKIKEKPKGSILCLVGPPGVGKTSLGRSVARALNRKFVRLSLGGVHDEAEIRGHRRTYVGAMPGRIIQAIQQAGTNNPLIMLDEIDKVSSDFRGDPSSALLEVLDPEQNNSFRDNYLNVQFDLSNVMFMTTANILETIQPALRDRMEVIRLAGYTEEEKLQIILRHLLPKQMEENGIKPENLEISEQALREAIAKYTRESGLRQLEREVGKICRKVARRVAEGNKELVKVTPENLSEYLGVAKIELEEILKHDQVGVATGLAVTATGGDILFIEALTMRGKGMLQLTGQLGEVMRESAHAAYSFAKSRARELGIEEDVFGKTDIHIHIPEGAIPKDGPSAGITMATALVSALSKRPINKHVAMTGEITLRGNVLPIGGVKEKVLAAHRAHIKKVILPAQNKKDMEDVPDEPKHEMEFVFVDNVQQVFNEALLPVGGKAKSHSNGKHVPNKTSAAADGKKKNLQGKKSRATASK, from the coding sequence ATGTCTACACATATTGATCAAGAAGAAAAACAGCAGACGACTCCGATCACGCCGGAAGATCAATTGAAAATACCGGAAGCATTGCCGGTGTTGCCGTTGCGGGACATCGTCATCTTTCCGTTTATGATCGTTCCGTTGTTCGTGGCGAGGGAAAATTCGATTAAGGCAGTGGATCAGGCTCTGGCTGAAAACCGCATGATTATGCTGGCAGCGCAGAAAGACCCCGACAACGAAGAGCCGAAACCCGGCGAGCTTTACGATGTCGGCACGGTGGCCATCATCATGCGAATGTTGAAGTTGCCGGATGGCCGCATTCGCATTCTGGTGCAGGGCATTGCGCGAGCAAGGGTCAATTACCTGGAAGATACCGCGGGATTTTTGCACGCCCGCATCGAGGAGTTAAAGGAATCGCCACCGGAGCAATCCCTGGAACTCGAAGCCCTGACGCGCAATGTACGCGGTTCGCTGGACAAGGCTGTCGCGCTTGGGAAAAACGTTTCGCCCGAAGTGATGGCCATCGTCACGACGGTCGAAGAGCCTGCCCGGCTGGCCGACTTGGCCGCCTCGAACCTGGAACTGAAAGTCGAAGACGCGCAAACCGTACTGGAAACGCTGGAAATCATTCCGCGTTTGCATCGTGTCAACGAACTGCTGGCCAAGGAAATCGAAGTGTTGACCGTTCAGCAGGAAATCAACTCCCAGGCCAAAAACGAAATTGACCGTTCCCAGCGCGAGTTTTATCTGCGCCAGCAACTGAAAGCCATTCAATCCGAACTCGGCGAAGGCAACGAGTTGGCCGAAGACATTGCGCAGTACCGCGAAAAGATGACCAAGTGCAAAATGCCCAAGGCCGTCGAGGAGGAAGTGGATCGCCAGTTGAAAAAGCTGGAACGGATGCATCCGGACGCCGCCGAAACCGGAACGCTGCGCAACTGGCTGGACATTATGGTTGCGCTGCCGTGGTCGAAATCGTCGAAAGAAAATCTGGATTTGAAGAAGGCACAGGAAATTCTGGACGAAGATCATTACGGTCTGGAAAAAGTGAAAGAGCGAATCATCGAAGCGCTCGCCGTTCGCAAAATCAAAGAAAAACCCAAAGGTTCGATTCTGTGTTTGGTCGGCCCGCCGGGCGTGGGCAAAACCTCGCTTGGGCGCTCCGTTGCGCGCGCGCTCAATCGCAAGTTCGTTCGACTGAGCTTGGGCGGGGTTCATGACGAAGCGGAAATTCGCGGACATCGTCGCACGTATGTTGGCGCAATGCCCGGTCGAATCATCCAGGCAATTCAGCAAGCCGGAACGAACAATCCGCTGATTATGTTGGATGAAATTGACAAGGTCAGCTCGGATTTTCGCGGCGATCCGTCATCGGCATTGCTGGAAGTGCTGGACCCGGAACAGAACAACAGTTTCCGCGACAATTACCTGAACGTGCAGTTTGATCTTTCGAATGTGATGTTCATGACGACGGCGAACATTTTGGAAACCATTCAGCCCGCGTTGCGCGACCGCATGGAAGTCATTCGGCTGGCCGGATATACCGAAGAAGAGAAACTGCAAATCATCCTGCGGCATTTGCTGCCGAAGCAGATGGAAGAAAACGGTATCAAACCTGAAAATCTGGAAATCAGCGAACAGGCTTTGCGCGAAGCCATTGCCAAATACACGCGCGAATCCGGGCTGCGCCAGCTTGAGCGGGAGGTCGGTAAGATTTGTCGCAAGGTGGCTCGCCGCGTTGCCGAAGGCAACAAAGAGCTGGTCAAAGTGACGCCGGAAAATCTCAGTGAATACCTGGGTGTGGCCAAGATCGAGCTCGAAGAAATACTGAAGCATGATCAAGTCGGCGTGGCGACCGGCTTGGCTGTGACGGCGACCGGAGGCGACATTCTGTTTATCGAAGCCCTGACTATGCGCGGCAAAGGCATGCTGCAATTGACGGGGCAGCTTGGCGAAGTGATGCGCGAGTCGGCTCACGCGGCGTATTCGTTCGCCAAATCGCGCGCCAGGGAACTGGGCATTGAAGAAGATGTGTTTGGAAAAACCGACATCCACATTCACATCCCCGAAGGCGCAATTCCGAAAGACGGTCCTTCGGCAGGAATCACGATGGCGACGGCGTTGGTGTCGGCACTGTCAAAACGCCCGATCAATAAGCACGTCGCTATGACCGGAGAAATCACCTTGCGCGGAAACGTGCTGCCCATCGGTGGTGTGAAGGAAAAGGTGCTGGCTGCGCACCGCGCGCACATCAAAAAAGTGATTCTTCCGGCTCAAAACAAAAAAGACATGGAAGATGTGCCCGATGAGCCGAAACACGAAATGGAATTTGTCTTTGTGGACAATGTCCAGCAAGTTTTTAACGAGGCTCTGTTGCCAGTGGGCGGAAAAGCGAAATCCCACTCGAATGGCAAACATGTTCCGAATAAAACCTCTGCTGCTGCGGATGGCAAAAAGAAAAACCTTCAAGGAAAAAAGAGCAGGGCAACGGCAAGCAAATAA
- a CDS encoding PepSY domain-containing protein: protein MKLSRKVLFWCHLTVGVTGGLVILIMSVTGALLMYEKQITAWADTRNYQVAPPTAGATRLPVEALLAKVRESQAGANITTVTVRAEASEPVAVALAAAGAGPGTARTIFVNPYTGDVMGEGSKGVRDFFRLMTDWHRWLGAQGENRATVRAITGACNLGFLFIVASGIYLWWPRKQTWQQFKQILWFRRRLPGKARDFNWHNVIGFWSFAPLFLVVLSGVVISYPWASNLVYRVAGEAPPAPQQRPQQPNGGERNNASAPVALDGLNDLWARAEQQTTSWKSISLRVPATAEAPAVFTIDQGTGGEPQKRATLTLDRKTGEVARWEPFSSMTKGRQLRSFLRFAHTGEVGGIAGQTIAGLVSLGGGFLVYTGLALSLRRFLAWRARRSNVRVPNPVAEPENA from the coding sequence ATGAAATTGTCTCGCAAAGTGCTGTTTTGGTGTCACCTGACGGTCGGCGTGACCGGCGGGTTGGTGATTTTGATCATGTCGGTCACAGGCGCGTTGTTAATGTATGAAAAGCAAATTACCGCATGGGCGGACACGCGCAACTATCAGGTTGCGCCTCCCACGGCAGGCGCGACTCGGTTGCCTGTAGAAGCCTTGCTGGCAAAGGTGCGCGAATCTCAAGCAGGAGCCAATATCACAACAGTTACAGTACGTGCCGAAGCTTCTGAACCTGTGGCTGTTGCGTTAGCTGCCGCAGGCGCCGGCCCCGGAACGGCGCGAACGATTTTCGTCAACCCTTATACCGGTGATGTGATGGGGGAAGGCTCAAAAGGAGTCCGCGACTTTTTCCGATTGATGACGGATTGGCATCGCTGGCTTGGCGCGCAAGGTGAAAATCGCGCGACGGTGCGAGCTATCACTGGAGCCTGCAATCTGGGATTTCTGTTCATCGTCGCCAGCGGAATTTATCTGTGGTGGCCGCGCAAACAAACCTGGCAACAATTCAAACAGATTCTGTGGTTTCGTCGCCGATTGCCCGGAAAAGCGCGCGATTTCAATTGGCATAACGTTATCGGTTTTTGGTCGTTCGCGCCGCTGTTTCTGGTCGTGCTTTCCGGTGTGGTGATTTCCTACCCGTGGGCGAGCAATCTGGTTTACAGGGTTGCCGGTGAAGCGCCGCCTGCGCCTCAACAACGTCCACAACAACCGAACGGTGGTGAGCGCAACAACGCTTCTGCGCCTGTAGCGCTGGATGGGTTGAATGATTTGTGGGCGCGCGCCGAACAACAGACGACAAGCTGGAAAAGTATCAGTTTGCGGGTGCCTGCCACTGCGGAAGCTCCGGCGGTTTTCACCATTGACCAAGGCACAGGCGGCGAGCCACAAAAACGCGCGACGCTGACGCTGGATCGCAAAACGGGCGAGGTTGCGCGCTGGGAACCGTTTTCCAGCATGACCAAAGGCCGCCAGCTTCGTTCATTTCTGCGCTTTGCCCACACGGGCGAAGTCGGCGGCATCGCTGGACAAACCATCGCGGGATTGGTTTCGCTGGGCGGAGGTTTTTTGGTTTACACGGGACTGGCGCTTTCGCTGCGACGCTTTCTGGCTTGGCGGGCCAGACGTTCCAACGTTCGCGTTCCCAATCCAGTTGCAGAACCGGAAAATGCCTGA
- a CDS encoding Hsp20/alpha crystallin family protein has product MAITGSLHPLSKEVAEQLRSQMRRMLVRLEELRMMASTPNTWTPPVDVYETEDSILVNVELPGVAIDQVRIRILDNVLKVEGLKERANPTARLLSEKDRPIRFICLERSYGNFAFNVSLRWTVETEKVAAQLSAGVLQINLPKTKTSGKEVTVSITE; this is encoded by the coding sequence ATGGCAATCACTGGATCGTTACACCCATTGTCGAAAGAAGTAGCCGAACAGTTGCGTTCGCAAATGCGGCGCATGCTGGTTCGGTTGGAAGAGTTGCGAATGATGGCTTCGACGCCGAACACGTGGACGCCGCCGGTGGACGTTTATGAAACCGAAGATTCCATTTTGGTCAACGTCGAATTGCCCGGAGTGGCAATTGACCAGGTTCGGATCAGGATTCTGGACAATGTGTTGAAAGTTGAAGGACTCAAGGAACGTGCGAACCCGACGGCCAGATTGTTGTCGGAAAAAGATCGACCGATTCGGTTTATCTGTCTGGAGCGCAGTTACGGCAATTTCGCTTTCAACGTCTCGCTCCGATGGACCGTCGAAACCGAAAAGGTGGCGGCGCAGTTAAGCGCTGGGGTCCTGCAAATCAATCTGCCAAAGACCAAAACCAGTGGAAAAGAAGTGACAGTTTCGATTACTGAATGA
- a CDS encoding Fe2+-dependent dioxygenase, whose protein sequence is MLLHIPEVLTAEQVAHCRQELEKAEWVDGRATAGHQSVRVKNNSQLPTDHPVADELGNLILAALEKSPLFMASALPSKVFPPLFNCYQGGQSFGSHVDNAIRQVTGTPHRVRTDLSATLFLAAPEEYEGGELVIEDTYGLHSVKLPAGNLILYPATSLHHVRPVTSGARIASFFWIQSMVRDDGERALLFDLDMAIQRIGGEAPDHPSVVQLTGVYHNLLRRWAEV, encoded by the coding sequence ATGTTGTTGCATATTCCTGAAGTGTTAACCGCCGAACAGGTTGCCCACTGCCGGCAAGAATTGGAAAAAGCCGAATGGGTGGATGGCCGCGCAACGGCTGGGCACCAATCGGTTCGCGTAAAAAACAATTCGCAATTACCGACGGATCATCCTGTAGCGGATGAACTGGGCAATTTGATTCTTGCGGCGCTCGAAAAAAGCCCGCTGTTTATGGCATCGGCACTGCCGTCGAAGGTTTTTCCGCCGCTGTTTAATTGTTACCAAGGCGGGCAGTCCTTTGGTTCGCACGTGGACAATGCCATTCGCCAAGTGACAGGCACTCCACATCGCGTCCGCACCGATCTTTCGGCGACACTTTTTCTTGCCGCGCCCGAAGAGTATGAAGGCGGCGAACTTGTCATCGAAGACACATACGGCCTGCACAGCGTCAAGCTGCCCGCTGGCAATTTGATCCTATATCCGGCGACCAGTCTTCATCACGTGCGGCCTGTGACCAGCGGCGCGCGGATCGCGTCTTTTTTTTGGATTCAAAGCATGGTGCGCGATGACGGCGAACGCGCGCTGCTGTTTGATCTGGATATGGCGATTCAACGCATTGGCGGCGAAGCGCCGGATCATCCATCTGTCGTTCAACTTACCGGCGTTTACCACAACTTATTGCGCCGCTGGGCAGAGGTTTAA
- a CDS encoding DUF4912 domain-containing protein: MPFFFDLSSLVPVVERNPFEPLEVPDVAVAQPIGEDLESVPDEDLKTSFPADSDSTPRTEETTDEAAPDFGLPIPERYDFDMMRAMCQDPFRLFVYWQLKANPFDHLRKIFPSGEINDFHSVLKLVDETTNISVFFNAAFTNEYWFSVFPDRLYRVELGVRSMRYGYIKLLTSQPVLTPRGGPSDQAAPEEHYQIEPDEFLDVLRDSHLVPQRAFTIEEMLPGAGDVPAGIRNAVWDSFPASFRRLIHAIADIQAGRSYERWWELLSLQEQSKVVREFLDIISQMGDGELGYMLLLRYLPELLRRTILEEQQTGTHKQELQIDKPIQLFLAEKLSQTASEVHTITIS, translated from the coding sequence GTGCCTTTCTTTTTTGACCTGTCATCATTGGTTCCGGTTGTGGAACGCAATCCGTTTGAGCCATTAGAAGTGCCTGATGTCGCTGTAGCCCAACCAATTGGTGAAGACTTGGAATCAGTGCCCGATGAGGATTTGAAGACATCTTTTCCTGCCGATTCCGACTCAACTCCGCGAACTGAAGAAACAACGGATGAAGCGGCTCCGGATTTTGGCTTGCCAATTCCGGAACGTTACGACTTCGATATGATGCGGGCAATGTGCCAAGACCCGTTTCGACTGTTTGTATATTGGCAATTGAAAGCCAATCCTTTCGACCATCTACGAAAAATCTTCCCCTCTGGCGAGATCAATGACTTTCATTCGGTGCTGAAGTTAGTAGATGAAACGACGAATATCTCTGTTTTTTTCAACGCCGCTTTTACCAACGAATACTGGTTCAGCGTTTTCCCGGATCGCCTTTACCGAGTGGAACTTGGTGTGCGTTCAATGCGGTACGGTTACATCAAACTGCTCACATCGCAACCTGTTCTCACTCCGCGCGGTGGCCCATCTGATCAAGCAGCACCCGAAGAGCATTACCAGATTGAACCAGATGAATTTCTGGATGTATTGCGTGATAGCCATCTCGTCCCTCAACGCGCATTCACAATTGAAGAAATGCTCCCCGGAGCTGGCGATGTTCCGGCAGGAATTCGAAATGCAGTTTGGGATTCTTTTCCAGCCTCATTTCGCCGACTGATTCATGCGATTGCAGACATACAGGCCGGACGTTCTTACGAACGTTGGTGGGAGTTATTGAGTTTGCAAGAGCAAAGCAAAGTCGTGCGAGAATTTTTGGATATTATCTCCCAAATGGGAGATGGAGAATTGGGCTATATGCTTTTGCTTCGTTATTTACCAGAATTGCTGCGCCGTACCATTTTGGAGGAACAACAAACAGGAACCCATAAACAGGAACTGCAAATTGATAAGCCTATTCAACTGTTCTTGGCTGAAAAACTGAGCCAAACAGCTTCTGAAGTTCATACAATCACGATTTCATAG